The following proteins are co-located in the Flavobacterium sp. CECT 9288 genome:
- the rodA gene encoding rod shape-determining protein RodA, giving the protein MKNQSITNNIDWISIIIYTVLVLLGWLNIYSSSLSSMEDTYEKQLIFILFTIPLIFIVVSVDGKFYEKYASIIFVVALISLAGLFLFGKTIAGQRCWYAIGSFTIQPSEFAKAATSLALAKFLSDSQINLKDPNRQIQALAIIFLPVLLILPQPDPGSALIYSIFIIVLYREGLPSWYVWTGFITILLFVLTLVIEPIYVVLAALLVIVLVHYRSRLADRNVVLSSILFVLITGFVFSVDYIFNNVFKQHHRDRFNILLGKAVDLKGPGYNTNQSEIAIGSGGWLGKGFLEGTQTKGGFVPEQHTDYIFTTVGEEWGFAGSLVVIALFAGLFLRIIYLAERQKTKFSRVYGYCVAGILFTHFFVNIAMVSGIFPTIGVPLPFFSYGGSGLWGFTILLFIFIKMDANKVNEW; this is encoded by the coding sequence ATGAAAAACCAAAGTATAACAAATAATATTGACTGGATCAGCATCATTATTTATACGGTGCTAGTACTATTAGGTTGGTTGAATATTTATTCTTCCTCATTATCGTCTATGGAAGACACTTATGAGAAACAATTAATCTTCATACTATTTACCATCCCATTAATCTTTATTGTTGTATCTGTAGATGGTAAGTTTTATGAAAAATATGCTAGTATCATTTTTGTAGTAGCACTTATATCTTTAGCGGGTCTATTTTTATTTGGGAAAACCATAGCTGGGCAAAGGTGTTGGTATGCAATAGGAAGTTTTACAATTCAACCCTCGGAGTTTGCAAAAGCAGCAACCTCACTAGCATTAGCAAAGTTTTTAAGTGATTCTCAAATCAATTTAAAAGATCCAAATAGACAAATTCAAGCACTAGCTATAATATTTTTACCTGTTCTTCTTATACTTCCGCAACCAGATCCTGGAAGTGCTTTAATATATAGCATTTTTATTATCGTGTTGTATAGAGAAGGCTTGCCATCCTGGTATGTTTGGACGGGTTTCATAACCATTCTATTATTTGTACTCACATTAGTAATTGAGCCTATTTACGTTGTTTTGGCAGCTTTACTTGTTATTGTTTTAGTTCATTATAGATCAAGATTAGCAGATAGAAACGTAGTACTAAGTAGTATCTTGTTTGTACTGATAACTGGTTTTGTATTTTCTGTTGATTATATTTTCAATAATGTCTTTAAACAGCATCACAGGGATCGTTTTAATATTCTACTAGGGAAAGCAGTAGATTTAAAAGGACCAGGTTATAATACCAATCAATCAGAAATAGCAATAGGTTCTGGTGGTTGGCTGGGAAAAGGTTTTCTAGAAGGCACACAAACAAAAGGTGGCTTTGTACCAGAACAACATACCGATTATATTTTCACAACAGTTGGCGAAGAATGGGGATTTGCAGGATCACTAGTAGTAATAGCGCTATTTGCAGGATTGTTTCTTAGAATTATATATTTAGCCGAAAGGCAAAAAACCAAGTTTAGTAGGGTTTATGGGTATTGCGTAGCGGGTATTTTGTTTACCCACTTCTTTGTAAACATTGCTATGGTATCTGGAATATTCCCAACAATTGGTGTACCATTACCTTTTTTCTCCTACGGAGGATCAGGGCTATGGGGCTTTACAATACTACTGTTTATTTTCATCAAAATGGATGCGAATAAAGTGAATGAATGGTAA
- the mrdA gene encoding penicillin-binding protein 2, which produces MRKALLPALITIATLLLVVRIFYLQVVDETLKLKSENNAIKKKYEYPERGYIYDRNGKLLVANQASYDIMVIPREVKNTDTLEFCQLLNITKEDFIKKIEKATVYSPRLPSVFLSQLNKNEFAAFQEKIRKYEGFYFQKRSLRDYEVNFGANIFGFITQVNEKLIEKNPYYNSGDLIGKQGVEQSYENLLRGIKGVKYLQKDKHNREIGSYKSGKYDTIAVQGQDINLTIDAEIQKYGEELMINKRGGIVAIEPKSGEILALVTAPSYDPGILVGRQRSKNYTQLYRDSIAKPLYDRGLLAEYPPGSPFKILTGLVALQEGVIDYNTTVFCNRGFSYARGRFMGCHCHGGALQLHRGIFESCNSYFATAYMKTINKYAKPAYAVDVWSNHLKSFGLGQFMGYDLPIGKRGLVPTSKTYKRMYPNGGWRSTAIVSNAIGQGEVLMTPIQLANMMATVANEGYYYTPHIIKKIEGIPIESKFTTKHTTTIDKKFFKPIISGLFDVYNLGTARGLRVEGIEICGKTGTAENFTKIGGVRVKMEDHSIFVAFAPMNNPKIAIAVMVENGGYGATIAGPIASLMIEKYLRHKITRVDLEKRILATSLQGRYAKLGGLSETVKLQLKIADSLQKLKTGTPKKVPLTTDTIKEKKLASQSNEKPKYNK; this is translated from the coding sequence ATGAGAAAAGCATTATTGCCTGCCTTAATAACCATAGCTACACTATTATTGGTTGTAAGGATTTTTTATTTGCAAGTAGTTGATGAAACCTTAAAATTAAAATCAGAGAACAACGCTATTAAAAAAAAATACGAGTATCCTGAACGCGGATATATTTATGATCGTAACGGTAAATTACTTGTGGCTAACCAAGCATCTTATGATATTATGGTTATTCCTAGAGAGGTCAAAAACACAGATACGCTAGAGTTTTGCCAACTACTTAATATTACAAAAGAGGATTTTATAAAAAAAATTGAAAAAGCAACTGTTTACAGTCCTAGGTTGCCTTCTGTTTTTTTATCGCAATTAAATAAAAATGAGTTTGCCGCTTTTCAGGAAAAGATTCGAAAATACGAGGGTTTTTATTTCCAAAAACGTTCTCTTCGAGATTATGAAGTGAATTTTGGCGCCAATATTTTTGGTTTTATAACACAAGTAAATGAAAAACTAATTGAAAAAAATCCGTATTACAACAGTGGAGATTTAATTGGAAAACAAGGTGTAGAACAAAGTTATGAAAATTTATTACGCGGTATTAAAGGTGTAAAATACCTTCAAAAAGACAAACACAACCGTGAAATAGGATCCTACAAATCAGGTAAGTATGACACCATAGCCGTTCAAGGGCAAGACATTAACCTTACCATTGATGCCGAAATCCAAAAATATGGCGAAGAACTGATGATTAATAAAAGAGGTGGAATTGTTGCCATTGAACCAAAATCTGGTGAAATCTTAGCACTTGTAACAGCTCCATCCTACGATCCTGGAATTCTTGTAGGCAGACAACGCTCAAAAAATTACACACAATTATACCGTGACTCTATTGCTAAACCATTATACGATCGTGGTTTACTAGCTGAATACCCCCCTGGTTCACCATTCAAAATTTTAACGGGTCTTGTTGCGTTACAAGAAGGTGTAATTGATTATAACACAACCGTATTTTGTAATCGAGGTTTTAGCTATGCTAGAGGTAGATTTATGGGTTGCCACTGTCATGGAGGCGCGCTTCAATTGCATAGAGGTATATTTGAGTCTTGCAACTCTTATTTTGCAACTGCTTATATGAAAACCATCAATAAGTATGCTAAACCTGCCTATGCCGTTGATGTTTGGAGTAATCACCTTAAAAGTTTTGGTTTAGGCCAATTTATGGGTTATGATTTACCTATTGGCAAAAGAGGACTAGTCCCAACTTCAAAAACATACAAACGCATGTACCCTAATGGTGGCTGGAGAAGCACTGCTATTGTATCTAACGCTATTGGACAAGGAGAAGTATTGATGACACCTATTCAACTAGCAAACATGATGGCTACAGTAGCTAATGAAGGATATTATTATACGCCTCACATCATAAAGAAAATAGAAGGTATCCCAATTGAAAGTAAGTTCACTACTAAACATACCACAACAATTGATAAAAAGTTTTTCAAACCTATCATAAGCGGTTTATTTGACGTGTACAACCTAGGTACAGCAAGAGGACTTCGAGTAGAGGGAATTGAAATATGTGGAAAAACTGGTACAGCCGAAAATTTTACAAAAATTGGTGGTGTTCGAGTAAAAATGGAAGATCATTCGATATTTGTAGCATTTGCCCCAATGAATAACCCTAAAATTGCCATAGCAGTAATGGTAGAAAATGGAGGTTATGGAGCTACAATTGCAGGTCCGATTGCGAGTTTGATGATTGAAAAATACCTTAGGCATAAAATCACCCGTGTAGATCTTGAAAAAAGAATTCTAGCAACGAGTTTACAAGGTCGTTACGCCAAATTAGGTGGACTTTCGGAAACCGTTAAACTGCAATTAAAAATAGCAGATTCGTTACAAAAATTAAAAACAGGAACACCTAAAAAAGTTCCGTTGACTACTGATACCATTAAAGAAAAAAAACTAGCTTCCCAATCTAATGAAAAACCAAAGTATAACAAATAA
- the accD gene encoding acetyl-CoA carboxylase, carboxyltransferase subunit beta, giving the protein MAWFKRKEKGITTATEDKMDIPKGLWYKSPTGKIIDADELARNLFVSPEDGFHVRIGSAEYFQILFDNNEFVELDKNMTSKDPLHFVDTKKYADRLKDVMDKTKLKDAVRTGVGKSKGKDLVICCMDFAFIGGSMGAVVGEKIARGIDHAIKNKMPFLMISKSGGARMMEAAYSLMQLAKTSVKLAQLAEAKLPYISLCTDPTTGGTTASYAMLGDINIAEPGALIGFAGPRVVRDTTGKDLPEGFQTAEFLLEHGFLDFITPRKELKDKINLYIDLIQNNPVR; this is encoded by the coding sequence ATGGCTTGGTTTAAAAGAAAAGAAAAAGGGATTACAACAGCTACTGAAGACAAAATGGATATCCCAAAAGGGCTTTGGTACAAATCTCCTACAGGAAAAATTATTGATGCAGATGAACTTGCTCGCAACTTATTTGTAAGTCCAGAAGATGGTTTTCACGTAAGAATAGGTAGCGCTGAGTATTTTCAAATTTTGTTTGACAACAATGAATTTGTTGAGTTAGACAAAAACATGACTTCAAAAGACCCTCTTCATTTTGTGGATACAAAAAAGTATGCCGATCGATTGAAAGATGTCATGGATAAAACCAAACTTAAAGATGCCGTACGCACAGGTGTTGGGAAATCAAAAGGTAAAGATTTAGTAATTTGCTGTATGGATTTTGCTTTTATTGGCGGATCTATGGGAGCTGTTGTAGGTGAAAAAATTGCGAGAGGAATAGATCACGCAATCAAAAACAAAATGCCGTTTTTAATGATTTCAAAATCTGGTGGAGCCAGAATGATGGAAGCTGCTTACTCTTTAATGCAATTAGCAAAAACATCTGTAAAATTAGCACAACTTGCCGAAGCTAAATTACCTTATATCTCACTTTGTACAGATCCAACAACGGGTGGAACTACCGCTTCCTACGCTATGCTAGGTGACATTAACATTGCTGAGCCGGGCGCATTGATAGGTTTTGCTGGTCCTAGAGTTGTAAGAGACACCACTGGAAAAGATTTACCAGAAGGTTTTCAAACTGCTGAATTTCTTCTTGAGCACGGTTTCTTAGATTTTATCACTCCAAGAAAAGAATTGAAAGATAAGATTAACTTGTATATAGATTTGATTCAAAACAATCCTGTACGATAA
- a CDS encoding rod shape-determining protein translates to MGFFDFMTEDIAIDLGTANTLIIHNDKVVIDSPSIVARDRISGKIIAVGKEANMMQGKTHENIKTIRPLKDGVIADFDASEKMISMFIKSIPALKKRMFTPALRMVVCIPSGITEVEMRAVKESCERVNGKEVYLIHEPMAAAIGIGIDIMQPKGNMIVDIGGGTTEIAVIALGGIVCDKSVKIAGDVFTNDIVYYMRTQHNLFVGESTAEKIKIQIGAAIEDLETPPEDMSVQGRDLLTGKPKQVEVSYREIAKALDKSIQRIEDAVMETLSQTPPELAADIYNTGIYLAGGGSMLRGLDKRISQKTDLPVYIAEDPLRAVVRGTGMALKNIVKFKSILIK, encoded by the coding sequence ATGGGATTTTTTGATTTCATGACCGAGGATATTGCGATAGACCTTGGTACCGCAAACACTTTAATCATACATAATGATAAAGTAGTAATTGACAGCCCTTCGATAGTAGCACGCGATAGAATTTCTGGAAAAATCATTGCTGTTGGTAAAGAGGCCAATATGATGCAAGGTAAAACGCATGAAAACATTAAGACAATAAGACCCTTGAAGGATGGTGTAATTGCTGACTTTGATGCTTCAGAAAAAATGATCAGTATGTTTATAAAAAGCATACCTGCATTAAAGAAACGAATGTTTACACCAGCGCTTCGCATGGTAGTATGTATCCCATCTGGAATTACTGAGGTGGAAATGCGTGCTGTAAAAGAATCTTGTGAGCGTGTAAATGGTAAAGAAGTATACTTGATTCATGAACCAATGGCAGCCGCAATAGGTATTGGTATTGATATTATGCAACCTAAAGGAAACATGATTGTTGATATAGGTGGTGGAACTACTGAGATTGCTGTTATTGCTCTTGGTGGAATTGTATGTGATAAATCTGTAAAAATTGCTGGTGATGTTTTTACAAATGATATTGTATACTACATGCGTACACAACACAATTTATTTGTGGGAGAAAGTACCGCCGAAAAAATAAAAATCCAAATTGGAGCCGCAATCGAAGATCTTGAAACTCCACCAGAGGATATGTCTGTTCAAGGTAGAGATTTATTAACTGGTAAACCAAAACAAGTAGAAGTATCTTACAGAGAAATTGCAAAAGCATTAGACAAATCTATTCAAAGAATTGAGGATGCCGTAATGGAAACTTTGTCTCAAACACCTCCAGAATTAGCTGCTGACATCTACAATACAGGTATTTATCTTGCAGGTGGTGGATCAATGCTACGAGGTCTTGACAAGAGAATTTCTCAAAAAACAGATTTACCGGTTTATATAGCTGAAGATCCTTTAAGAGCCGTTGTAAGAGGTACTGGTATGGCCTTAAAAAACATAGTTAAATTTAAAAGTATACTTATTAAATAA
- a CDS encoding ABC transporter permease yields the protein MLVYLRLLRESFGFAMSALRNNKLRTLLSLLGVTIGIFSIIAILAAVDSLDKKIKKDLSSLDKNTIYLMRFSFGPSEIPQWKREQFPDVKYDEYEYLKGSMNDVDEMAFQFFVNRESLKYESESVSDVNIVPVSHEFIDIQGLEFDKGRFYNESESNSGAPVIVLGYDIAQSLFGESEPIGKNLRLYGQRFSVIGTLKKQGEGMFGDSNDTSVFIPVNFLRRMYGDNNSAMTPVILVKPEKGVDMEAFKAELTQKLRNIRGMKVDEIDNFFVNVLSGFTDLLDGIIGAMRGGGILISVFSFLVGGFGVANIMFVSVKERTNLIGIQKSLGAKNRFILFQFLFEAIILCVIGGTIGLIIVWLLSILLTNVLEFEFVLSFWNILIGSGLSIIVGVISGILPAISASKLDPVEAIRTGM from the coding sequence ATGTTAGTTTACCTTAGATTGTTACGAGAAAGTTTTGGATTTGCTATGAGTGCCTTGCGCAACAATAAATTAAGAACCTTACTTTCGTTATTGGGAGTTACGATCGGAATTTTTTCAATTATTGCAATTCTAGCTGCAGTAGATTCTTTAGACAAAAAAATAAAGAAAGATTTAAGTAGTTTAGATAAAAATACGATTTATTTGATGCGCTTTTCTTTTGGTCCTTCTGAAATCCCACAATGGAAACGAGAGCAATTTCCTGATGTGAAATACGATGAGTACGAATATTTGAAAGGCTCTATGAATGATGTTGATGAAATGGCATTTCAATTTTTTGTAAATCGAGAAAGTTTAAAATACGAATCAGAGTCTGTAAGTGATGTGAATATTGTTCCTGTTTCTCATGAGTTTATTGACATTCAGGGTCTCGAATTTGATAAAGGTAGGTTTTACAATGAATCCGAATCTAATTCTGGTGCTCCTGTAATTGTTTTAGGATATGATATTGCCCAAAGCCTTTTTGGCGAAAGCGAACCTATTGGTAAAAACCTGCGTTTGTACGGACAACGTTTTAGTGTTATTGGTACTTTAAAAAAGCAAGGTGAAGGAATGTTTGGCGATAGTAATGACACATCTGTTTTTATTCCAGTTAATTTTTTAAGACGAATGTATGGGGATAACAATAGCGCTATGACGCCTGTTATCCTTGTTAAGCCAGAAAAAGGAGTTGACATGGAAGCGTTTAAGGCTGAGTTAACTCAGAAATTACGAAACATTAGAGGAATGAAAGTAGATGAAATAGATAACTTTTTTGTCAATGTGCTTTCCGGATTTACAGATTTATTAGACGGAATCATTGGTGCAATGCGTGGTGGTGGAATATTGATTAGTGTTTTTTCGTTTTTAGTGGGTGGTTTTGGTGTAGCCAATATTATGTTTGTCTCTGTAAAAGAGCGTACTAATTTAATTGGGATTCAAAAATCATTAGGGGCCAAAAACAGATTTATACTGTTCCAATTTTTATTTGAAGCTATTATTCTATGCGTAATAGGAGGAACTATCGGTTTGATAATTGTTTGGTTGCTTTCTATATTGCTTACTAATGTTTTAGAGTTTGAGTTTGTTTTAAGTTTTTGGAACATCTTAATAGGTTCTGGATTATCCATTATTGTTGGGGTAATTTCGGGAATTTTACCAGCAATTTCGGCTTCAAAATTAGATCCTGTTGAGGCTATTCGAACAGGTATGTAA
- a CDS encoding IS3 family transposase, which produces MFGIDRQVYYRKTRRIASKQNKAKEVILMVNNIRKTMPRIGTRKLYYLLFDKLQLMKIGRDKFFDILRANHLLIHPKRSYHVTTNSHHRFNKHQNRILDLEINRPEQVWVSDITYIGKRDNPCYLSLVTDAYSKKIMGYYVADNMNTESSLKAFKMALKHRNNKNLPLIHHSDRGIQYCANDYQMQLNKNKILCSMTQNSDPYENAVAERINGILKQEFRIDKYNQKAEIMQKIVKEAIDIYNEIRPHYSNYMLTPNQMHHQNKIKMRTYKTKNSSKPELATV; this is translated from the coding sequence TTGTTCGGGATAGACAGACAGGTTTATTATCGAAAGACTAGAAGAATAGCATCCAAACAAAACAAAGCCAAAGAAGTGATTTTGATGGTGAATAATATCAGGAAGACAATGCCTAGAATAGGTACTCGAAAACTATATTATCTTTTGTTTGATAAACTTCAATTAATGAAAATTGGAAGAGATAAGTTCTTTGATATACTCAGAGCCAATCATTTATTGATACATCCTAAACGAAGTTATCATGTAACGACTAACTCACATCATCGATTTAATAAACATCAAAATCGAATTCTAGATTTAGAAATTAACAGACCAGAGCAAGTTTGGGTCTCTGATATAACCTATATAGGAAAAAGAGATAATCCTTGCTATTTAAGCTTAGTCACAGATGCTTATTCTAAAAAGATTATGGGATATTATGTTGCCGATAACATGAACACAGAAAGCAGTTTGAAGGCTTTTAAAATGGCTCTTAAACACAGAAACAACAAAAACTTACCATTGATACATCATTCAGACAGAGGGATTCAATATTGTGCTAATGACTACCAAATGCAACTTAATAAAAATAAAATTCTATGCAGTATGACACAAAACTCTGACCCTTATGAAAATGCAGTGGCAGAAAGGATCAATGGTATTTTAAAACAGGAATTTAGGATTGACAAATACAATCAAAAAGCAGAAATCATGCAAAAAATTGTAAAAGAAGCTATTGATATCTATAATGAAATCAGACCTCATTATTCTAATTACATGCTTACTCCAAATCAGATGCATCACCAAAACAAAATTAAAATGAGAACCTATAAAACAAAAAACAGTAGCAAACCAGAGCTTGCTACTGTCTAA
- the purH gene encoding bifunctional phosphoribosylaminoimidazolecarboxamide formyltransferase/IMP cyclohydrolase, translated as MSTTKTIQSALISVFSKEGLEPIVRQLNSQNVTIYSTGGTEDFIKNLGIPVIPVEDVTSYPSILGGRVKTLHPKVFGGILNRQDNESDVQQMKEFDIPQIDLVIVDLYPFEKTVASGASEADIIEKIDIGGISLIRAAAKNFKDTVIVSSMEQYSSFLETITKQNGATTLEDRKLFATKAFHVSSHYDGAIFNYFNTDETIYKESIADGQVLRYGENPHQKGFFFGDFDAMFKKVHGKELSYNNLLDVDAAVNLIHEFKNDGPTFAILKHNNACGLASRTTIHDAYLAALACDPTSAFGGVLISNTKVDLATAQEINSLFCEVVIAPAYDDDALAILQEKKNRIILIQNELDLPQKQVRTCLNGLLIQERNNITDTKEDLKTVTNTAPTEQEIKDLIFASKICKNTKSNTIVFAKNGTLIASGTGQTSRVDALMQAVEKAKNFGFDLQGASMASDAFFPFPDCVALAKEAGITAVIQPGGSIKDELSINYCNENNLAMVFTGTRHFKH; from the coding sequence ATGAGCACAACAAAAACAATTCAATCAGCATTAATCTCTGTATTTTCAAAAGAAGGATTAGAGCCAATCGTTAGACAACTAAACAGTCAAAATGTTACAATTTATTCTACTGGTGGAACAGAAGATTTTATAAAAAATCTTGGAATCCCAGTAATTCCAGTAGAAGATGTAACCTCATATCCATCTATATTAGGAGGAAGAGTAAAAACATTACACCCAAAAGTTTTTGGCGGAATACTAAATCGTCAAGATAATGAGAGTGATGTGCAACAAATGAAAGAATTTGACATCCCGCAAATAGATTTAGTAATAGTTGACTTATACCCATTTGAAAAAACAGTTGCTTCGGGAGCTAGTGAAGCGGATATAATTGAAAAAATTGACATCGGTGGCATATCGTTAATTCGTGCCGCTGCAAAGAATTTTAAAGATACCGTTATTGTTTCGTCAATGGAGCAATACAGTTCATTTTTAGAAACTATCACAAAACAGAACGGAGCTACAACATTAGAAGATCGTAAATTATTTGCTACCAAAGCATTTCACGTATCTTCACATTATGACGGAGCTATTTTTAATTATTTCAATACAGATGAAACCATTTACAAAGAAAGTATTGCAGATGGTCAAGTTTTAAGATACGGAGAAAACCCTCACCAAAAAGGATTCTTCTTTGGTGATTTTGATGCGATGTTCAAAAAAGTTCACGGAAAAGAACTTTCTTATAACAATTTACTAGATGTAGATGCAGCCGTAAATTTGATACATGAATTCAAAAATGATGGCCCAACTTTTGCTATTTTAAAACACAACAACGCCTGCGGATTAGCCAGCAGAACTACAATTCATGACGCGTATCTAGCCGCATTAGCTTGCGATCCTACATCAGCTTTTGGAGGTGTTTTAATTTCAAATACTAAAGTAGATTTAGCAACCGCTCAAGAAATCAATTCTTTGTTTTGTGAAGTAGTTATTGCTCCTGCTTATGATGACGATGCTCTTGCCATATTACAAGAGAAGAAAAACCGAATTATTTTAATCCAAAACGAATTAGATTTGCCACAAAAACAAGTACGTACGTGTTTGAATGGGTTATTAATTCAAGAAAGAAACAACATCACAGATACTAAAGAAGACTTAAAAACCGTTACCAATACAGCGCCTACTGAGCAAGAAATTAAAGATTTAATTTTTGCTTCTAAAATTTGCAAAAACACAAAATCAAACACAATTGTATTTGCAAAAAACGGTACGCTTATTGCTTCAGGTACAGGACAAACCTCTCGTGTTGATGCTTTAATGCAAGCTGTTGAAAAAGCTAAAAATTTCGGATTTGATTTACAAGGTGCATCAATGGCCAGCGATGCTTTTTTTCCGTTTCCGGATTGTGTAGCATTAGCAAAAGAAGCAGGAATCACAGCCGTTATTCAACCAGGAGGATCTATTAAAGATGAATTGAGCATTAATTATTGCAATGAAAATAATCTTGCAATGGTATTTACAGGAACGCGTCATTTTAAACATTAA
- the mreD gene encoding rod shape-determining protein MreD: MNSTLLVNILRFILLLALQIVVFNNMNLLDYVSPFPYILFIILYPVNGNKSALLASSFLLGIIMDLFSNSGGTHATACIILAYLRPTLFKFAFGLSYEYQTIKLNEVLTPQRFTFILLSVVIHHFTLFLLEAFQLSFIVDTLLTVLLSTTFTIIICIIIIYLIKPNKR, from the coding sequence ATGAATAGCACCTTGTTAGTCAATATTCTTCGATTTATTCTTTTATTAGCACTTCAGATAGTTGTTTTCAACAATATGAACTTACTGGACTATGTTAGTCCGTTTCCTTACATATTGTTTATCATTTTGTATCCTGTAAATGGAAACAAATCTGCCTTGCTGGCATCAAGTTTTTTATTGGGTATCATAATGGATCTTTTTAGTAATTCTGGAGGAACACATGCAACAGCATGCATTATACTGGCTTACTTACGACCTACTCTTTTTAAATTTGCATTTGGTTTAAGTTATGAATACCAAACCATAAAATTAAATGAGGTACTTACCCCACAACGATTTACATTTATCTTACTATCGGTTGTGATTCATCATTTTACCTTGTTTTTATTAGAAGCTTTTCAATTAAGTTTTATAGTTGACACACTCTTAACGGTGCTATTAAGCACTACCTTTACCATAATTATCTGCATCATAATTATCTATTTAATCAAGCCTAATAAAAGATGA
- the mreC gene encoding rod shape-determining protein MreC, which produces MQQIFNFIFKNSNRLLFLLLLGISLSLTIQSHSFHRSKIISSANFLSGGVYEKINNVNEYLNLKAQNDALAQENATLKSLLFNKKDTASVKLTDSLKGVKPSDILVSKVIHNSYNVYENYLTINSGELDGVKPDMGVINSLGIVGIVENTSKNYATVISILNKRSQINAKIKKSNHFGSLNWNGKSTGFVQLTDLPRLAMIKIGDTIVTGGQSVIFPENINIGTISKIYRDTQTNFYTLDVKLFNDMTNLGHVYIIKSKDKEEITNLEKKGKDE; this is translated from the coding sequence ATGCAGCAAATTTTTAATTTTATTTTTAAAAACAGCAACCGATTGCTGTTTTTGCTGCTTTTGGGTATATCACTTTCCTTGACTATTCAATCACACTCTTTTCATAGAAGTAAAATAATAAGTTCCGCTAATTTTTTGAGTGGTGGCGTTTATGAAAAAATAAACAATGTCAATGAATATTTGAATTTAAAAGCTCAAAATGACGCATTGGCACAAGAAAACGCAACCCTTAAAAGCTTACTCTTTAATAAAAAAGATACCGCTAGCGTAAAATTAACGGACAGTTTAAAAGGCGTAAAACCTAGTGACATATTAGTTTCTAAAGTTATTCACAACTCCTATAACGTTTATGAAAACTACCTCACTATAAATTCTGGCGAGCTGGATGGAGTAAAACCTGACATGGGCGTGATCAACAGCTTAGGGATTGTAGGAATTGTAGAAAACACCTCAAAAAATTATGCGACCGTAATATCTATCTTGAATAAACGATCGCAAATTAATGCTAAGATTAAGAAGTCAAACCACTTTGGATCATTAAACTGGAACGGAAAAAGTACTGGATTTGTACAATTGACAGATTTGCCAAGACTTGCCATGATTAAAATTGGCGACACTATTGTTACAGGTGGTCAGTCTGTGATTTTTCCTGAGAATATAAATATTGGTACTATTTCAAAAATTTATAGAGACACCCAAACTAACTTTTATACACTTGACGTAAAGTTATTTAATGATATGACTAATCTGGGTCATGTATATATTATTAAAAGTAAGGACAAAGAAGAGATTACTAATTTAGAAAAAAAAGGCAAAGATGAATAG